DNA from Oryzisolibacter sp. LB2S:
CATCGCCGAGCGCGCGGGCGTGCAGGGCGGCGAGCTGGTCGTCGCCGCGGCCATGGGCGAGCAGGAGGCAGAGCCCGTGCGCTCGTTCGAGGACCTGCGCTGGACGCTCACGCGCGGCGCGCTCGAGGGCGAGGATGTGCGCCTTCGGCTGCGTGCGGCGCAGGGTGGCGCCGAGCACGAGCTCGTCCTGCCCCTGAGCGGCCTGCAGGTGCGCGACGCCGATCCGCAGCTGTTTCGCACGATAGGCATCGTCGGCCCCTGGACGCGTCCGGTGCTCGGCGAGGTCATGGAGGGCGGGGCGGCCCAGCGCGCGGGCCTGCGCGCGGGCGATCTGGTGCTGCGCATGGGCGTGCACGACGTGGTCGATGGCGGGCAGCTGCGCCAGCTCATCCGCGCGGGCGTGCAGGGCGGCAAGGCCGTGGCGGAGTACTGGCGCGTCGAGCGCGAGGGCAAGACGCTCGAGCTCCTGGTGCAGCCCGACACGGTTCAGGACGGCGACGCCACGGTGGGCCGCATCGGCGCCTATGTGGGCGCGGTGCCGGAGATGGTGGATGTGCGCTACGGGCCCATCGAAGGCCTCACCAAGGGCATTGCGCGCACCTGGGAAGTGTCGGCGCTGACGCTGCGCATGATGGGGCGCATGGTGATCGGCGAGGCCTCGGTGAAGAACCTCAGCGGGCCGCTGACCATCGCCGACTATGCGGGCCGCTCGGCCAGCATGGGCCTGACGCAGTACCTGGCGTTTCTGGCGCTCATCAGCGTGAGCCTGGGCGTGCTCAACCTGCTGCCGCTGCCCGTCCTCGATGGGGGGCACCTGATGTATTATCTTTGGGAAGGGCTCACGGGACGCAGCGTGTCCGAAGCCTGGATGGAACGCTTGCAGCGTGGGGGCGTCGCAGTCCTCCTTCTCATGATGTCCATCGCCCTGTTCAACGATCTCACCCGGCTATTTGGCTAACCTATTCGACGCTGCCCCAGCGGCGGCAGCGGCTCCAGCTTTTCACTCATGAGAAAACACATCAATCGCCTGGGCGTGCGCACAGCGTCGGCCGTTGCGGCCATGGTTCTTGCCTCCCATGCCTGGGCCCTGGCGCCGTTTCAGGTGCAGGACATCCGCGTCGAAGGCCTGCAGCGTGTCGAGCCCGGCACCATCTTCGCGTCGCTGCCGCTGCGTGTGGGCGATGAGTACAACGACGAAAAGGGCGCGGCCGCCATCCGTGCGCTGTTTGCGCTGGGGCTGTTCAAGGACGTGCGCCTGGAGGCCGTGGGCAATGTGCTCGTGGTCGTGGTCGAGGAGCGCCCGACCATTGCCGACGTGGAATTTGCCGGCACCAAGGAGTTCGACAAGGACACGCTCAAGAAGGCCATGCGCGACGTGGGCCTGGCCGAGGGCCGCCCCTTTGACAAGGCCCTGGCAGACCGTGCCGAGCAGGAATTGAAGCGCCAGTACATCAACAAGAGCCTGTACGGCGCCGAGGTCGTGACCACGGTGACGCCGATGGAGCGCAATCGCGTGAACCTGACGTTCACGGTGACCGAGGGCGAGCCCGCGAAGATCAAGGACATCCGCATCGTGGGCAACCACGCGTTCAGCGAGTCCACGCTCAAGGGGCTGTTCGATCAGGACACGGGCGGCTGGATGAGCTGGTACACCAAGTCCGACCGCTACTCGCGCGCCAAGCTCAATGCCGATCTGGAGACGCTGCGCTCGTACTATCTGGCGCGCGGCTACCTGGAGTTCCGCATCGACTCCACGCAGGTGGCCATTTCTCCGGACAAGCAGGACATCACCATCACCATCAACGTCACCGAGGGCCAGCGCTACGTGGTCTCGGGCGTGAAACTCGAGGGCAACTACCTCGACCGCGACGACGAGTTCAAGTCGCTCATCACCATCCGCCCCGGCGAGCCCTACAACGCCGACAAGGTGGCCGAGACGACCAAGGCCTTTACCGACCATTTCGGCAACTTCGGCTTTGCCTTTGCGCGCGTCGAGGCCGTGCCCGAGATCGACCGCGAGAACAACCGCGTGGCCCTGGTGCTGCGCGCCGAGCCCTCGCGCCGCGCCTATGTGCGCCGCATCCAGGTCAGCGGCAACAACCGCACGCGCGACGAAGTCATCCGGCGCGAGTTCCGCCAGTTCGAGGCCTCGTGGTACGACGGTGACAAGATCAAGCTCTCGCGCGACCGCGTCGACCGTCTGGGCTTCTTCACCGAGGTCAACGTGGAGACGCAGGACGTGCCGGGCTCGCCCGATCAGGTGGACCTGGTGATCAACGTGGTCGAAAAGCCCACGGGCTCGCTGCAGCTGGGTGCGGGCTTCTCCAGTGCCGAGAAGGTTTCGCTGTCCTTCGGCATCAAGCAGGAGAACGTCTTCGGTTCGGGTAACTATCTGGGTGTCGATGTGAACACCAGCAAGTACCGCCGCACGCTGGTGTTCTCGACCACCGACCCGTACTTCACACAGGACGGCATCTCGCGCACGCTCGATCTGTACTACCGCACGGCCAAGCCCTATGAGTTCCAGGGCGGCGACTACGAGCTGGTCACGGCCGGCGGCAGCGTGCGCTTTGGCGTGCCCTTCAGCGAGACCGACACCGTGTTCTTCGGCGGCGGCCTGGAGCGCACCGAGATCAAGTCCGGCACCAACATTCCCGCGGCCTATCTGGCCTATGCGCGTGAGTTCGGCGAGACGAGCTGGTCGCTGCCGCTCACCATAGGTTGGTCGCGCGACGACCGCGACAGCGCGCTGGCGCCCAATTCGGGCCGCTACCAGCGCCTGAACACCGAATGGTCCGTGGCCGGTGATGCGCGCTACATCCGCGGCAACTACCAGTACCAGCAGTACATTCCGCTGACCAAGCAGTACACCTTCGCCTTCAATGGCGAGCTGGGCCTGGGCAAGGGTATGAACGGCCAGCCCTTCCCGGTGTTCAAGAACTTCTATTCGGGTGGCCTGGGCTCCGTGCGCGGCTTCGACCAGGGCACGCTGGGCCCGCGTGACGTGACCGGCGCGTCGCTCGGCGGCCCCAAGAAGATCACGCTCAACGCGGAGCTCATCGCGCCGTTCCCCGGCGCGGGCAACGACCGCACGCTGCGCTGGTTCGCGTTTGTCGATGCGGGCAATGTGTATGGCGAGAAGGACAATTGGGAACTCAGCGAGCTGCGCGCCTCCGCGGGCCTGGGCCTGAGCTGGATTTCTCCACTTGGCCCCCTGCGTTTGGCCTATGCACATCCGGTACGCAAATTTGCCGGCGATAGAATCCAGAAACTGCAATTCCAGATCGGAACCTCCTTCTAATGAAATCCCTTTCCCGCCATATTCCCCTGGTTATCCTGCTGGGCTCGCTGGCCGCTGCCGTGCCGGCCCAGGCCCAGGAGTTCAAGGCCGGCTTCGTCAACACCGACCGCATCTTCCGTGAGGCCAACACCGCCAAGGCGGCCCAGGCCAAGCTGGAGCAGGAGTTCTCCAAGCGCGAGAAGGAACTCGTCGACATGGGCAACTCCCTCAAGAGCGCGACCGAGAAGTTTGAGCGCGAGGCTCCTACCATGGCCGAGAGCCAGCGCGTCACGCGCCAGCGCCAGCTGGTCGATCAGGACCGTGACTTCCAGCGCAAGCGCCGCGAGTTCCAGGAGGATCTGGCCGCGCGCAAGAACGAGGAGCTCGGCCAGGTGCTCGAGCGCGCCAACCGCGTCGTCAAGCAGCTCGCGGAGTCCGAGAAGTACGACGTGATCCTGCAGGAGGCCGTCTACATCAACCCCAAGCACGACATCACCGACAAGGTGATCAAGGCCATGAACGCTGCCGGCAACGGCGGCAAGTGATTCATTTCCCCAACGCACGGATGGGCAGGGCGTGAGTTTGCAACTCGGGCAGATCGTCGATGCGCTCGGTGGGCAGCTCGAGGGCGTCGGCCGGGACACCGAGATCGAGCGTCTGGCGCCTCTGGAGTCGGCCGGCGGCGGGGATCTGACGTTTCTGAGCAACCCCCGCTACCGCTCGCAACTCGCTGCCTCCGGCGCGGCCTGTGTGATCGTGGCCCCGGCCATGCGCGACGTGGCGCTCGCGCGCGGCGGCTGCATCGTGGCGCCCGATCCCTATGCCTACTATGCGCGCGTCACCCAGCTGTGGGCACGCGCACACGGGCAGGGCGCCCAGCCCGGCATTCACGCGAGCGCGGTGGTCGATCCGCAGGCGCAGGTGCATCCCACGGCCAGCATCGGCCCGCTGTGCGTGGTCGAGCGCGGCGCCGTGATCGGCGCGCACACCGTGCTCAAGTCACGCGTCACGGTGGGCGAGCGCTGCGTGGTGGGCGCGCGCTGCATCCTGCATCCGGGCGTGGTGATAGGCGCAGACGGCTTTGGCTTTGCCAACGAGCGCGGCGCGTGGGTCAAGATCGAGCAGCTCGGCGCCGTGCGCATTGGTGACGATGTGGAGATAGGCGCCAACACCTGCATAGACCGTGGCGCGCTCGACGACACGGTGATCGAGGACGGCGTCAAGCTCGACAACCTCATCCAGATCGCCCACAACGTGCATGTGGGCCGGCACACGGCCATGGCCGGTTGTGCGGCCGTGGCGGGCAGCACGCACATCGGTGCGCATTGCACCATCGCTGGCGCGGCGCGCATCGTGGGGCATTTGCAATTGGCGGACAATGTCCACGTTTCCACGAGCACGGTCGTCACCCATTCGATCACCAGGCCGGGCCAGTACACCGGGGTGTTTCCCATGGATGACAACGCCAGGTGGGAAAAGAACGCGGCCACGCTGCGCCAGCTCTACCGGCTGCGCGAGCGCATCAAGGCGCTGGAACAAACACTCAAGGACGGCTCAGCCGCAACACAACAATGATGGACATTCACGCAATCCTCAAGCAACTACCGCACCGCTACCCGTTCCTCCTGGTGGACAAGGTGGTGGAGCTTGAGCGCAACCAGCGCATTCGCGCGATCAAGAACGTCACCTTCAACGAGCCCTATTTCACGGGCCATTTCCCCGGCCGTCCGGTCATGCCCGGCGTGCTCATCCTCGAAGCCCTGGCCCAGGCCGCGGGCCTGCTGGCCTTCGACGCCATGGGGCAGGTGCCGGACGAGAACAACATCTACTACTTCGTCGGCATCGACGGCGCGCGCTTCAAGCGTCCCGTGGAGCCGGGCGACCAGCTGATCCTGGAGATCACGATCGACCGCGTGCGCGCCGGTGTCTGGCGCTTCAACGGTGTGGCCCGCGTGGGCGAGGATGTGGCCTGCGAGGCCCAGCTCATGTGCACCATGCGCAACGTCGGCGGTTGAAGCACCAACCCGTGAGCAACATCCACAGCACGGCCATCGTCGCGCCCGGGGCCGAGATCGATCCCAGCGCCACCGTGGGGCCCTACGCCGTCATCGGTGCCGATGTGCGCATCGGTGCGCGCACCAGCGTGGGCGCGCATTGCGTGATCGAGGGCCACACCCGCATCGGCGAGGACAACCGCATCTTCCAGTTCGCATCGCTGGGCGCCGCGCCGCAGGACAAGAAATACGCGGGTGAGCCCACGCGACTGGTGATTGGCGACCGCAACACCATCCGCGAGTTCTGCACCTTCAACACCGGCACCGTGCAGGACAGGGGCGAAACGCGTGTGGGCGACGACAACTGGATCATGGCCTACGTACACATCGCGCACGACTGCGTGGTGGGCAATCAGACCATCCTGGCCAACAACGCCACGCTCGCAGGGCACGTGCATGTGGGTGACCAGGTCATCATCGGCGGCCTGACGGGCGTGCACCAGTTCTCGCGCATTGGGGCCCACGCCATGGCGGGCTTTGCCAGCCATGTCTCGCAGGACGTGCCGCCCTTCATGATGGTGGACGGCAATCCCCTGGCCGTGCGCGGCCTGAACCTCGAAGGCCTGCGCCGCCGGGGCTTCTCGGCCCAGCGCGTGGCCGCGCTCAAGCAGGCCTATCGTCTGCTGTACCGCCAGGGTCTCACGCTCGAGGCCGCGCTGTCGGCCATGGCCGAGCTGCCGCTGGCCCACCCGGAGGCCGAGGGCGACATCGCCCTGCTGCGCGACTTCATCGCCGCCTCGCAGCGTGGCATTGCGCGCTGAACGGCCGTCCGGCGCCATGCAGCCCCGCAGCCCCCGCGTTGCCATGGTGGCCGGCGAGACGTCGGGCGATCTGCTCGCGGGCCTGATGCTCGACGGCCTGCGCGCCCAGTGGCCCGATGTGGCCGCCATGGGCATTGGTGGGCCGCGCATGCAGGAGCGTGGTTTCGATGCCTGGTGGCCCAGTGAGCGGCTGGCCGTGCATGGCTACAGCATCGAGCTCGTGCGGCGCCTGCTGGGCATTCTGAAGATCCGGCGCGCGCTGCGTGCGCGCCTGCTTGCCGACCGGCCCGATGTGTTCATCGGCGTGGACGCACCCGACTTCAACCTCGGCCTCGAGCGTGACCTGCGCGCCGCGGGCGTGAAGACGGTGCACTTCGTCTGTCCCTCGATCTGGGCCTGGCGCGCCGACCGCGTGGAGAAGATCCGCGCCGCGGCCGACCATGTGCTGTGCATCTTCCCGTTCGAGCCCGAGCTGCTCGCGCGCCACGGCATTGCCGCCACCTACGTGGGCCATCCGCTGGCCAGCGTCATCCCCATGCAGCCCGACCGCGCGGCCGCGCGCGCCCAGCTGGGCCTGGCGGGCGGGGACGAGGTGCTGGCCATCCTGCCCGGCAGCCGCTCGGCCGAGGTGGCCTATATCGCAAGACCCTTCTTTCAGGCCGCAGCCCTTGTCAAACAAGCGCGACAAGCTATCAAAATGATAGTTCCTGCGGTGCCCGCACAGCGTGAGCGCATCGCGCAGATCGCGCGCGAATGCGGTGTGCAGGATTCCCTCACCATCGTCACCGGCCAGTCGCACCAGGTGCTGGCCGCCTGCGACGTGACACTGATCGCCAGCGGCACCGCCACGCTGGAGGCGGCGCTGTTCAAGCGCCCCATGGTGATTGGCTATCACATGCACCCCATCAGCTGGCGCCTGATGCGCGGCAAGCAGCTGCAGCCCTGGGTGGGTCTGCCCAACATCCTGTGCCGCGACTTCGTCGTGCCCGAGCTGCTGCAGGACGCGGCTACGCCCCAGGCGCTGGCCGCCGCCGTGCAGCAGTGGCTCGATGCGCCCCGGCAGGATCCCGCGCGCATCGCGTCGCTCGAGCGGCGCTTTGCCACCCTGCACGAAGACCTGCGGCGCGACACGCCGCGCCTTGCAGCCGATGCCATCCGCAAAATCCTTGCCTGAGCAGGCGCGCTTCGACTGGCATGGCGGCGGCCTGGTCGCCGGGGTGGACGAGGCTGGCCGTGGCCCGCTGGCCGGGCCCGTGGTGGCGGCGGCCGTCATCCTCGACGACATGCAGCCCATCGCTGGCCTCGCGGATTCCAAGGCGCTCACGGCCGCGCGGCGCGAGCGCCTGTTCGACGAAATCCGCGCCAAGGCCCTGTGCTGCAGCATTGCCGAGGCCAGCGTGGAGGAGATCGACCGCCTGAACATCCTGCAGGCCACGCTGCTCGCCATGCGCCGCGCCGTCCAGGGCCTGCGTCTCAAGCCCCAACTGGCGCTGGTCGATGGCAACCGCCTGCCGCAGCTCGACATGCCGGCCGAGGCCATCGTCAAGGGCGATGCACGCGTGGCGGCGATCTCGGCCGCCTCCATCCTCGCCAAGGTCACGCGCGACCGCTGGTGTGCCGAGCTGCACGCGCAATACCCCGAATACGGCTTTGCCGGCCACAAGGGCTATGGCACGGCCGAGCATCTGGCGGCGCTGCAGCGGCATGGCCCCTGTCCGCAGCACCGCCGCTCGTTCGCCCCGGTCACGCGCGCCCTGAAGGCCGCGTGCGCACGCCCATGACTGCCAAGCCCACCTTCATCCATTCGCGCGACAACGCGCTGCTCAAGGACTTGCGCCGCCTGGCGCAGGACAGCACGGCCTACCGCAAGCAAGGTCGCCTGTGGCTCGAGGGCGACCATCTGTGCAGCGCCGCGCTGACGCGCGGCCAGCGCCCGGCCCTGGCTGTGTTTTCAGAGGCTTTTTGGCCGCTAGCGCCCGTCCAGTATGCGCAAGCAGCTCCTAAAACCATAGTTATTGCGGACGCGCTGTGGCGCGATATCAGCGGTCTGGAATCGCCCGCGCAGATGGGCTTTGTGCTCGCGCTGCCGGCCGAGCGGACGCTGGACGCCCAGGCGCCCACGGTGGTGCTCGACCGCCTGCAGGATGCGGGCAACGTGGGCTCCATCCTGCGCAGTGCCTCCGCCTTTGGCTTCACGCAGATTGCCGCGCTCAAGGGCACGGCGGCGCTGTGGTCGGCCAAGGTGCTGCGCGCCGGCATGGGGGCGCATTTTGCGCTGCGCCTCGTCGAGGGGCTGGAGCCCGCGGACATCGACGGCCTGGCCGTGCCGCTGCTGGCCACTAGCTCCCACCAGGGCGACTGGCTGCACCGCGCGCGCCTGCCCTGGCCCTGCGGCTGGATCATGGGCCATGAGGGGCAGGGCGTGTCTCCGGCGCTGCAGCAGCGCGCGCGCCAGCACATCCGCATCACCCAGCCCGGGGGCGAGGAGTCGCTCAACGTCGGCGCAGCAGCGGCCATCTGCCTGCACGCGAGCGCCGCGGCGCGCGCCTGACAGGGGCCGCGCCTGATGCGGGCCGCGGCTATGCGGCCACGACCCGGTTCTTGCCGCTGCGCTTGGCCAGGTACATGGCCTGGTCGGCACGGCGTATCGCGTCGGCATGGCCCTTGTCGTCCTCCAGCTGGGCCACGCCGGCGCTGAAGGTGATGAGCAGGCGCTCGCGGCCCTGCAGAAAGTAGCGCGTGGTGAGCTCGCGCTGCAGCCGCTCCATGGCCTTCACGCCATCGGCCAGCGCGGTGTCGGGCAGGATGAGCACGAACTCCTCGCCGCCGTGGCGCGCCAGCTGGTCCTGGGGGCGCATGACCTCGCGCGTGACCTGTACCAGATGCCTGAGGGCCTCGTCACCCGCGTCATGGCCGAGACGGTCGTTGATGGACTTGAAGTTGTCCACGTCCAGCAACGCCACGCACAGCGGAACCTCCTGGCGGCGCGCTCGGGCGATCTCGCGCTCCAGTGCTTCGTCCAGTCCCTTGCGGTTGAGCGTTCCGGTCAGGGGGTCGTGGCGCGCCATGGCGCTGGCCAGGTCCAGGTCGCGGCGCAGCCGGTCGATCTCGGCGTGCGTGACCTCGGCACGCTCGCGCAGCTCATGCAGTTCCGCGCGTGCCATGCGGCTGTTGAGCGACATGGCGCGCGTGGCGCTCACCACTTCCTCCAGAAGCGGCATGATCTCCTGCAGCTGCGTGGCCTGGCCTATGCGCTCCGCGCAAGCCTCCATTCTTTCGGAATAGCTGCCGCTGGATGCGTCCATTTGCGCCAGGCGCTCGATGAACGTTGCGAGCAGCTCCCGCATCTGGGCCTGTGCCTCTATCGTCCTGTCCTTGGCCTCGCTCTGCTTGAATATCACGTCCTTGAGGCGCTTGTGGACATCCTCGAGCCGGCGCAGCGTCAGCGGCGGCGTGGAGGCCTGCAGCAGCGCCTCGGCCTGACCATGCAGCCAGGGCTCGTCCATGCTCAGTGCGGCAATGTTTTCGAACATCAGGCGCAGCAGCGCGAGCAGGTTCTGCCGTACCGCTGCCTGGTCCTCGGCCGCGAAGGCCACGCGGTAGCCGAAGTCGGCCAGCATGCGTTCGGCCGTGGCCACCTGCGGATCGGCCTCGCGCAGAAAGGTGCACAGCTGGGCCGCGAGTTCGCGCACGCGGACATCGTCGTCGCCCAGGGCCGGCAGCATGTTGTCCACCACGCGCGACAGACTCTGCGCAAGTGCAGGGGGCAGCAGGGAGATCTGGGTGCGCGCCGGTGGTGGCGTGGCGATGGGTGCCAGCCCCAGGTTGGCATAGCCGACCAGCACGTTCTGCAGCATGGACCAGTCCTGCTGCTCAATGGCCTTCTCCAGCAGCTTGAGTTGACGCTGCTGGCCGGGCGTCTGGCATGGGATGACGCGCAGGATCTGGCGCAGCTGCGCCGCCGGGAACTGCGGGGTGGAGCGCACACCGGCGACCTCCTCGTAGAGGGCCTTGTAGTTTTCAGGGGAGGGGGGGAGGCGCCGAGCAGCCAGGAGCTTGAGTGTTTCGCGCGCGATTTCGGACGGAGATTTGACGGGGTCCATCTGCAAGGCAGGCAGGATGATTTTGTTATTGCGAAGTGTGACAGAGCGCGCATGCTTTGAACAGCATCGGCCTGTCGCCCGGCATCGCCGCCGAGGTGGCCACACGACAATCGCGGAACGCTGCGCCTCCTACAATGCGTTGCATTCAGTCACTGCGATCATGAAAATCCTGATTTCCAACGACGATGGCTACCAGGCGCCGGGGATCGTCGCGCTGCATGAGGCCCTGAGTGCGATTGCCGACGTCGAGGTGGTGGCGCCGGAGCACAACAACAGCGCCAAGTCCAATGCCCTGACCCTGCATTCGCCGCTCTATGTGCATCGCGCGTCCAATGGCTTTCGCTATGTGAACGGAACGCCGGCCGACTGTGTGCACATTGCGCTGACCGGTTTGCTCGGCTACCGGCCCGACCTGGTCGTCTCGGGCATCAACAACGGCGCCAACATGGGGGACGACACGATTTACTCGGGAACCGTGGGCGCGGCCATGGAGGGTTATCTTTTCGGCATACCGTCCATCGCCTTTTCCCAGGTGGACAAGGGCTGGGGCGAGATCGACTCGGCGGCGCGCAAGGCGCGCGAAATCGTCGAGCAGATGCTGCGCCAGAGGCTCGTGGGAGAAGCCCCCTGGCTGCTGAACATCAACATTCCCAACATGCCCTTCGAGGCCCTGCGTCCCCTGCGACTGTGCCGTCTGGGACGCCGCCATGCGGCCGAGCGCGTCATCGAGCAGCAAAGCCCGCGTGGCGAGACCATGTACTGGATCGGTGGCGCCGGCCCGGCCAAGGACGCGGCCGAGGGAACGGATTTCCACGCCACGGCCCATGGCCATGTGTCCATGACGCCGCTCAAGGTGGACCTGACCGACCACGATGGCCTTGGGTACTGGGCGCAGACGGCAGCGCGTCTGGCCATCACCGCGCAGGGCGGTGGGGCCTCATGATGCAGCGCCGCCCCGCCTTTCCCGCGCGCCTTGACATGCCGCAGGCGCCCACCAAGGGCGTCCCCGGCGCCGCGCGACCGGCCCAGTCACCCACGCCCCAGGGCGTGGGACTCGATTCCGCGGCCGTGCGCACGAGGATGGTGCAGCGCCTTGCGGCCAGTGGCATCGGCGCCGCGTCCGTGCTGAATGCCATGGGGGCGGTGGAGCGGCACCGATTCGTCGACTCCGCGCTGGTGAACCAGGCCTACGAGGACACCAGTCTCCCCATAGGGCTGGGGCAGACCATCTCCAAGCCCAGTGTCGTGGCGCGCATGATCGAGTTGCTGCTGGGCGCGGATTGCGCACGCGCGAGCGGACTCGGCAGGGTGCTGGAAATCGGTACCGGCTGTGGCTACCAGGCGGCCGTGCTGTCCAGGCTGGCGCGCGAGGTGTACACCATCGAGCGCCTGCGTGCGTTGCACGAGAAGGCACGGGACAACCTGCGCCCGCTGCGTCTGGCCAATGTGCATCTGATCCTTGGTGATGGCATGCATGGCTACGCGGCCGGCGCGCCCTATGCGGGCATCATTGCCGCGGCGAGCGGTGACAGCATCCCCGACGAATGGTGCGCGCAACTGGCCGTTGGCGGACGCCTTGTCGCGCCCATGGCCGCTGCCGATGGACGCCAGCTGTTGCTGGTTGTGGACAAAACTCCGCATGGCTTGAAACAGAGTGTTCTGGAGGCCGTGCATTTCGTACCCCTAAAATCAGGGGTTGTGTGAAGGAATTGCTTATGTTGGTTTCGCGTGGTCTTGTGATATGTGGAGTGGTGGCCTTGGCCGGTGCATGGCTGGCAGGTTGCACCACTCCCATCAACAGGGCTCCTGTAGTCGATCGTGGCACGTTTGCCAATGGCGGTACGGCTTCTACGTCCGCTCCAGCCGCACCGGAGGTCAAGCCCCTGCCCGGTGCCGAGAACGCCGGCAAGCCTGGCTACTACACGGTCAAGCCTGGGGACACGTTGATTCGCATCGGGCTCGAGAATGGCCAGAGCTGGAAGGACATCGCGCGTTGGAACAACCTGGGGAATGCCAATCTGATCGAGGTCGGGCAGGTGCTGCGCGTGGTTCCTCCCACTGTTTCCACGCCTGCGAGTGCCGTGGCTTCTGACACGGGTGTCGTGACCCGGCCTGTGGCCTCCTCGCCCGTGGCTTCCGCGACTGCGACAAGTGCGTCCAAGCCCGCGGGAACGACGGAACCGTCGGGTGCCGCTCCCGCCGCGGCCGATGCGACGCCAGCCCCTGCACCGGCGCCAGCGCCTGCGCCCGCACCCACCGTGGCGGGTAACGGTGATGGCATGAGCTTCATCTGGCCTTCCTCCGGCCCCCTGCTGGCAGGATTCGACGAGGCGCGCAACAAGGGCTACGACATCGCGGGCAAGGCCGGCGACCCTGTGCTGGCGGCGGCCGACGGCCGTGTGGTCTATGCCGGAGCTGGTCTGCGTGGCTACGGCAACCTGGTGATCCTCAAGCACAATAACGTCTACCTCACGGCCTATGCGCACAACCAGACGCTGCTGGTGAAGGAAGACCAGAACGTGCGCCGGGGCCAGAAGATCGCGGAAATGGGCAGCTCGGATGCCGATCGCGTGAAGCTGCACTTCGAGATTCGCCGGCAGGGCAAGCCCGTGGATCCGGCGCGCTACCTGCCTCAGCGTTGAGCCTGCAGGTGTCCGGCGCATCGCCCCTGTGGCCGGATGACGAGGCCGCCTCGCCGGTCGACGAGGCCGAATGCGAGCTGCGCGACGTGCTGATGACGCCGGCGCAGCACCAGTGCCGGCTCGACAAGGCGCTGGCGGAGCTGGTGCCCGAATTCTCGCGCAGCTATCTGCAGCAGTTGCTCGCCCATGGCGCGGTGAGCATCAACGGCCAGCCGGCCACCAAGCCCGCGCACAAGGTCAGGGTGGGCGACAGGGTGGTCGTGCAGATGCGGCCCACCCAGCAAAGCCAGGCCTTCAAGCCCGAGTCCCTGCCGCTGGACGTGGTGTACGAGGACGAGCACCTGCTGGTGATCAACAAACAGGCCGGCATGGTGGTGCACCCGGCGCCGGGCAACTGGAGCGGCACGCTGCTCAATGCCTTGCTCGGGCGCGACGCGCAGGCGCACATGGTGCCGCGCGCAGGCATCGTGCACCGGCTGGACAAGGACACGAGCGGTCTCATGGTGGTGGCGCGCAGCCGCAGCACCATGGATGCGCTGGTGGCCAAGATTGCGGCGCGCGAGGTCAGCCGGCAGTATCTGGCGCTGGCCTGGGGCGAATGGCATGGCGCGCCCGCGCGCAGCGTGCAGGCGCCCATTGGGCGCGACCCGCGCAATCGCCTGCGCATGGCCGTCGTGGACCTGCAGCAGCATCCGGGCAAGCCCGCGCGCACGGACTTTGAGTGCCTTGCCGGCAACGAGCAGGTCTGTCTGGTGCGCTGCACGCTGCACACCGGGCGCACGCATCAGATTCGCGTGCATATGGCGTCCCTGCGCCACCCATTGGTTGCCGATGCGCTGTATGGTGGCGCGG
Protein-coding regions in this window:
- a CDS encoding protein-L-isoaspartate(D-aspartate) O-methyltransferase, with protein sequence MQRRPAFPARLDMPQAPTKGVPGAARPAQSPTPQGVGLDSAAVRTRMVQRLAASGIGAASVLNAMGAVERHRFVDSALVNQAYEDTSLPIGLGQTISKPSVVARMIELLLGADCARASGLGRVLEIGTGCGYQAAVLSRLAREVYTIERLRALHEKARDNLRPLRLANVHLILGDGMHGYAAGAPYAGIIAAASGDSIPDEWCAQLAVGGRLVAPMAAADGRQLLLVVDKTPHGLKQSVLEAVHFVPLKSGVV
- a CDS encoding peptidoglycan DD-metalloendopeptidase family protein, producing MLVSRGLVICGVVALAGAWLAGCTTPINRAPVVDRGTFANGGTASTSAPAAPEVKPLPGAENAGKPGYYTVKPGDTLIRIGLENGQSWKDIARWNNLGNANLIEVGQVLRVVPPTVSTPASAVASDTGVVTRPVASSPVASATATSASKPAGTTEPSGAAPAAADATPAPAPAPAPAPAPTVAGNGDGMSFIWPSSGPLLAGFDEARNKGYDIAGKAGDPVLAAADGRVVYAGAGLRGYGNLVILKHNNVYLTAYAHNQTLLVKEDQNVRRGQKIAEMGSSDADRVKLHFEIRRQGKPVDPARYLPQR
- a CDS encoding RluA family pseudouridine synthase, which produces MSGASPLWPDDEAASPVDEAECELRDVLMTPAQHQCRLDKALAELVPEFSRSYLQQLLAHGAVSINGQPATKPAHKVRVGDRVVVQMRPTQQSQAFKPESLPLDVVYEDEHLLVINKQAGMVVHPAPGNWSGTLLNALLGRDAQAHMVPRAGIVHRLDKDTSGLMVVARSRSTMDALVAKIAAREVSRQYLALAWGEWHGAPARSVQAPIGRDPRNRLRMAVVDLQQHPGKPARTDFECLAGNEQVCLVRCTLHTGRTHQIRVHMASLRHPLVADALYGGAAAGPLQRQALHAFRLAFAHPVTGQALDFHAPLPQDMAQALDFWALQYNAR